A genomic region of Desulfosarcina ovata subsp. ovata contains the following coding sequences:
- a CDS encoding universal stress protein — protein sequence MEKKVLIAVDDSRHSENALRYAAELRGTVQEMKFVLFHVEPTISQYLLDEARTKPGANAELQSLMRKSHEKARAMLGRYQELMVSLGVPEESIAQISLPRKFGVGKDVLEYGTALVYDAIIVGRRGISGLTEVFMGSVSTNIVDNSQLIPVWLVDGKAPSGSVMMAVDGSESSLRAVDHLAFILGGNPEISISFFHVAPRLADFCPIDFSEKNTSNLEAVIQKGDKACIDRFFARALKMLGDAGISESQVRVDVRKGGFRIGKAIVEAFVKGRFGTLVVGRRGMGKQYFTGSVSRFLVNQFSDGALWVVP from the coding sequence ATGGAGAAGAAAGTCCTCATTGCCGTCGATGATTCGCGGCACTCGGAAAATGCCCTGCGCTATGCCGCTGAACTCCGTGGCACCGTGCAGGAAATGAAATTTGTCCTGTTCCATGTCGAACCCACCATCTCTCAATATCTGCTGGATGAAGCCAGAACAAAACCCGGTGCCAATGCCGAGCTGCAGTCGCTGATGCGCAAAAGCCACGAGAAGGCCCGCGCCATGCTCGGCCGCTACCAGGAGCTGATGGTCTCCCTGGGCGTGCCGGAAGAGAGTATTGCGCAGATTTCGCTGCCCAGGAAATTTGGCGTCGGCAAAGATGTTTTGGAGTACGGCACGGCCCTGGTATACGATGCCATCATCGTCGGCCGGCGTGGCATCTCGGGCCTGACCGAGGTGTTCATGGGCAGTGTCAGTACCAACATCGTGGATAATTCACAACTGATTCCGGTCTGGCTGGTTGACGGGAAGGCCCCTTCCGGTTCGGTGATGATGGCCGTGGACGGATCGGAAAGCTCCCTGCGCGCGGTCGACCACCTGGCCTTCATCCTGGGGGGTAACCCCGAAATCTCGATCTCTTTTTTTCATGTGGCTCCGCGACTGGCCGATTTTTGCCCCATCGACTTCTCCGAGAAGAATACCTCGAATCTCGAAGCGGTAATTCAGAAGGGTGACAAGGCGTGCATCGATCGATTTTTTGCCCGTGCATTGAAAATGCTCGGCGATGCCGGTATCTCCGAAAGTCAGGTGCGGGTCGACGTCCGCAAGGGGGGCTTCCGAATCGGCAAGGCGATTGTCGAGGCATTCGTCAAAGGGCGTTTCGGTACCCTGGTGGTCGGCCGGCGGGGCATGGGAAAACAGTACTTTACCGGTAGTGTGAGTCGCTTTCTGGTCAATCAGTTTTCCGATGGGGCATTGTGGGTGGTTCCCTAG
- a CDS encoding putative Na+/H+ antiporter — MADLKGKEIDPAQVRRAFEERNREIQLRRMRRSLPGLLPREERPPFIDPDWDRRDDPVPAWVTLVHIAFMGWTIINAHYPAFFIPGILFFLGFAQVSAPYQNRIDLKPPLLVGFFLGGLVIHGGLQGWWIEPVLSNLSKIPLMLGATVLTAFNDNAAITFLSTLVPDFSDGMKYSVVAGAVVGGGLTVIANAPNPAGLSILKSHFDEEVSPGGILLAAALPTIIMWLIFLFL; from the coding sequence ATGGCGGATCTCAAGGGTAAGGAGATCGACCCAGCACAGGTCCGTCGGGCCTTCGAGGAACGCAACCGCGAAATACAACTGCGCCGCATGCGCCGCAGCCTTCCCGGCCTGTTGCCGCGGGAAGAACGCCCCCCGTTCATCGATCCGGACTGGGACCGGCGGGACGACCCGGTTCCTGCATGGGTAACCCTGGTACACATCGCGTTCATGGGTTGGACCATCATCAACGCCCATTACCCGGCCTTTTTTATTCCCGGAATTCTCTTCTTCCTGGGGTTCGCCCAGGTGAGCGCCCCCTACCAGAACCGCATCGACCTGAAACCGCCCCTGCTGGTCGGCTTTTTTCTCGGCGGCCTGGTCATTCACGGTGGCCTGCAGGGCTGGTGGATCGAACCGGTACTCAGCAACCTGAGCAAAATCCCGCTGATGCTCGGTGCCACCGTTTTAACGGCATTTAATGACAATGCGGCGATCACCTTTTTAAGCACCCTGGTACCGGACTTCTCGGATGGGATGAAATATTCGGTGGTGGCCGGTGCCGTCGTCGGCGGTGGCCTGACCGTCATCGCCAACGCGCCCAATCCTGCCGGCCTGAGCATTCTCAAGTCTCATTTTGACGAAGAGGTCTCGCCGGGGGGCATCCTTCTGGCCGCCGCTCTCCCGACAATCATCATGTGGCTGATATTCCTCTTTTTATAG
- a CDS encoding HDOD domain-containing protein — MTAQQTLFKKISTFKHLPTLPHVLLKLIEACNQENPDMNKIGQIVSKDPALSGKIMQLVNSAAFGLSQKVETINQAVVILGTSGVKNIVFCACVYDAFPKPKLSSVFSLKKFWWHSLRCAFLSRHMAEAWGLCNPDEAFLAGLLHDIGRAVLWVNFKSPYEVMLEACGDDTQQLLAQEDLMGATHAEVGAFLLKRWRLAPFIIDCVRYHHQPPEQIAQALTMVQVVYVANLLCQDTAVDTNAGAAIVNHFFSREAHECQTLIAGAEQEARETAVSLDIEVDAMDVDDVTMNDQMAQDRLAGEVRQFSLTIGTLEGFLTAKDQSSIMRCVADGLKILFDVKRVLFFLMDEKKNALIGYLAEKSGRYVKQPMLAISLKMTGSLLVNAFVKRCPMNTFNPEPGKTPAIVDQQLIQLLGGEGIYGFPLVAQEDAVGILALGLDGDGMRHLTENHKLLHLLAHKGALALRLDQLRKQTLPRIHASRMDATTDLARRVVHEINNPLGVIKNYLKVMDMKMADTGIDHEEIRIIGEEISRVGRLLNKLTAFSKTDAPVTARVDVERLLADMLKLIGETLGDSDIRFATDIEPNLPVIEADSDGLKQVFLNLIKNAAEAMPASGGRIAIRARHLALPLGGKSSRFGDVAGGHVEIVVSDNGPGIPEAIREKPFDPYVTTKSGDHAGLGLSVAHRIIQSLNGTITCESVPGQGTTFTIDLPVHPGG; from the coding sequence ATGACGGCGCAACAGACATTGTTCAAGAAAATTTCAACCTTTAAACACCTACCGACACTTCCCCATGTCCTGTTGAAACTGATCGAAGCGTGTAATCAGGAAAATCCGGATATGAACAAGATCGGGCAGATCGTCAGCAAGGATCCGGCCCTGAGCGGCAAGATCATGCAGTTGGTCAATTCGGCTGCTTTCGGTCTTTCGCAAAAGGTTGAGACCATCAACCAGGCCGTGGTCATTCTCGGGACCAGCGGCGTGAAAAATATCGTTTTCTGTGCCTGTGTCTATGATGCCTTTCCCAAACCCAAGTTGAGCAGTGTCTTCAGCCTGAAAAAATTCTGGTGGCATTCGCTGCGCTGTGCCTTTTTATCCCGGCATATGGCCGAGGCCTGGGGCCTTTGCAACCCGGATGAGGCGTTTCTCGCCGGCCTCCTGCATGATATCGGCAGGGCGGTGCTGTGGGTGAATTTCAAGTCGCCTTATGAGGTGATGCTGGAGGCTTGCGGTGATGATACCCAGCAATTGCTGGCACAGGAAGACCTGATGGGCGCGACTCACGCCGAGGTGGGCGCATTTTTGCTGAAACGCTGGCGGTTGGCCCCGTTTATCATCGACTGTGTGCGTTATCATCACCAGCCACCGGAGCAGATTGCCCAGGCCCTGACCATGGTTCAGGTCGTTTATGTGGCCAATCTGCTTTGCCAGGATACGGCTGTCGACACGAATGCCGGTGCAGCCATCGTTAATCATTTTTTCAGCCGGGAGGCTCACGAGTGCCAGACCCTGATAGCCGGCGCCGAGCAGGAAGCCCGGGAAACTGCCGTCTCGCTGGATATTGAGGTCGACGCCATGGATGTGGATGACGTAACTATGAACGATCAGATGGCTCAGGATCGCCTGGCCGGCGAAGTCCGGCAGTTTTCCCTGACCATCGGCACCCTTGAGGGATTTCTCACCGCTAAGGACCAGAGCAGTATCATGCGCTGTGTTGCCGATGGCCTTAAGATTCTGTTTGATGTCAAACGGGTCCTTTTTTTTCTCATGGATGAGAAGAAAAACGCACTGATCGGCTATCTGGCTGAAAAATCGGGTCGCTATGTCAAACAGCCCATGCTGGCCATTTCCCTAAAAATGACCGGTAGCCTGCTGGTCAACGCGTTCGTCAAGCGATGCCCGATGAACACGTTCAACCCGGAACCCGGCAAGACACCGGCCATTGTCGACCAGCAACTTATCCAACTGCTCGGCGGAGAAGGCATATATGGTTTCCCCCTGGTCGCTCAGGAGGATGCGGTTGGGATCCTGGCGCTGGGCCTTGACGGGGACGGGATGCGGCATCTTACGGAGAACCACAAGTTGCTGCACCTGCTGGCCCATAAGGGGGCTTTGGCCTTGCGGCTGGATCAGCTCCGAAAACAGACATTGCCGAGGATTCATGCTTCGCGAATGGACGCCACAACCGATCTGGCCAGACGGGTGGTCCACGAAATCAACAACCCGCTGGGTGTTATTAAAAATTATCTGAAAGTGATGGACATGAAAATGGCCGATACCGGTATCGACCACGAGGAGATCCGGATTATCGGCGAGGAAATCTCCCGGGTTGGACGTCTGCTTAACAAATTGACCGCTTTTTCCAAAACCGACGCGCCGGTAACGGCGCGGGTCGATGTCGAGCGTCTGCTGGCGGACATGCTCAAACTGATCGGGGAGACCTTAGGGGACTCGGATATCCGTTTTGCCACCGATATCGAACCGAATCTGCCGGTCATTGAAGCTGACTCGGACGGACTCAAGCAGGTTTTCCTGAATCTCATCAAAAATGCCGCCGAAGCCATGCCGGCAAGCGGCGGCCGGATAGCGATCCGCGCCCGCCATCTGGCGCTTCCACTGGGTGGGAAATCATCACGGTTCGGCGATGTTGCCGGCGGCCATGTGGAAATTGTTGTCAGCGATAACGGCCCGGGGATCCCGGAGGCGATCCGGGAAAAGCCGTTCGACCCCTATGTAACCACCAAAAGCGGTGATCATGCCGGGCTGGGGCTTTCGGTCGCTCATCGTATTATCCAGTCACTGAATGGTACCATCACCTGTGAAAGCGTACCGGGTCAAGGCACAACTTTTACCATCGATTTGCCGGTCCACCCGGGTGGGTAG
- a CDS encoding propionyl-CoA synthetase: MTTPYETAYAESINDPESFWAKAAEDCHWYKKWDKVLDDSNKPFYRWFAGGELNTCYNALDLHVENGRGDQPAMIYDSPVTDTVKTYTYRELRDEVAKFADVLASQGVGKGDRVIVYMPMIPEAAMAMLACARIGAIHSVVFGGFAAKELATRINDAKPKVIVSASCGIEGKKVIAYKPLLDKAIEIADFKPESCIVYQRPMTTAELIAGRDVDWADAMASATPAECVPVAATDPLYILYTSGTTGQPKGVVRDNGGHLVALKWTMKAIYDIDAGDVFWAASDVGWVVGHSYIVYAPLFKGATTILFEGKPVGTPDAGVFWRIISQHKVKSQFTAPTAFRAIKREDPNAELMKNYDLSNFKILFLAGERSDPDTIQWSERNLKVPVIDHWWQTETGWAIAANCMGLHHYPVKYGSPTKAVPGWDLQVVDANCKPVAPGEIGALVVKLPLPPGTLPTLWQNDDRFIESYLDEFPGYYKTADAGYIDEEGYAYIMARTDDIINVAGHRLSTGAMEEVLADHPDVAECAVLGVEDKLKGQIPIGFLVLNAGVQRSNDGIIKEVVQMVRDRIGPVAAFKTATVVKRLPKTRSGKILRGTIQKIADNKEYGVPATIDDPTTLGEMEEALKGIGYASSRIA, encoded by the coding sequence ATGACCACACCATATGAAACCGCCTATGCGGAATCGATCAACGATCCGGAATCCTTCTGGGCCAAGGCTGCCGAAGATTGCCATTGGTACAAGAAGTGGGACAAAGTGCTGGACGACAGCAACAAACCGTTTTACCGCTGGTTTGCCGGTGGTGAACTGAATACCTGCTACAACGCCCTGGACCTGCATGTGGAAAACGGCCGTGGTGACCAGCCGGCCATGATTTACGACAGCCCGGTCACCGATACCGTCAAAACCTATACCTACCGGGAACTGCGCGACGAAGTTGCCAAATTTGCCGATGTGCTGGCCAGCCAGGGTGTCGGCAAGGGGGACCGGGTCATCGTCTACATGCCCATGATTCCCGAGGCCGCCATGGCCATGCTGGCCTGCGCCCGCATTGGCGCGATCCATTCGGTGGTCTTCGGGGGGTTTGCCGCCAAGGAGCTGGCCACCCGGATCAACGATGCCAAACCCAAGGTCATTGTCTCGGCCTCCTGCGGTATTGAAGGCAAAAAAGTGATTGCCTACAAACCGCTGCTGGACAAAGCGATCGAAATTGCCGATTTCAAGCCCGAATCGTGTATTGTCTATCAGCGCCCCATGACCACGGCCGAGTTGATTGCCGGGCGGGATGTGGACTGGGCCGACGCCATGGCCTCGGCGACACCGGCGGAATGTGTGCCGGTGGCAGCCACCGATCCGCTGTATATCCTCTACACCTCGGGCACCACCGGCCAGCCCAAGGGCGTGGTTCGCGACAACGGCGGCCACCTGGTGGCCCTGAAATGGACCATGAAGGCCATTTACGACATCGATGCCGGCGATGTCTTCTGGGCCGCCTCCGATGTGGGTTGGGTGGTCGGCCACTCCTACATCGTCTACGCGCCGCTGTTCAAAGGGGCCACGACCATTCTTTTCGAGGGCAAGCCGGTGGGCACCCCCGATGCCGGCGTCTTCTGGCGCATTATCTCCCAGCACAAGGTCAAATCCCAGTTCACGGCACCCACGGCGTTCCGGGCCATCAAGCGCGAGGATCCCAACGCCGAACTGATGAAAAACTATGACCTGTCCAACTTCAAGATCCTTTTCCTGGCCGGGGAGCGCTCCGATCCGGATACGATCCAGTGGTCGGAAAGGAACCTCAAGGTTCCGGTCATCGATCACTGGTGGCAGACGGAAACCGGCTGGGCCATCGCGGCCAACTGCATGGGGTTGCACCACTATCCGGTAAAATACGGCTCTCCGACCAAGGCCGTTCCCGGCTGGGATCTGCAGGTGGTCGATGCCAATTGCAAGCCAGTGGCTCCCGGTGAGATCGGTGCCCTGGTAGTGAAGCTGCCCCTGCCGCCGGGGACCCTGCCTACCCTGTGGCAGAACGACGACCGTTTTATCGAATCGTACCTCGACGAGTTTCCAGGATACTACAAGACCGCCGATGCCGGCTATATCGACGAAGAAGGCTATGCCTACATCATGGCACGGACCGACGACATCATCAACGTGGCCGGGCATCGCCTCTCCACCGGCGCCATGGAAGAGGTCCTGGCGGACCATCCGGATGTGGCCGAATGCGCGGTGCTGGGGGTAGAAGATAAACTCAAGGGCCAGATTCCCATCGGCTTTCTGGTACTCAATGCCGGTGTCCAACGCTCCAATGACGGGATCATCAAGGAGGTGGTTCAGATGGTGCGTGACCGCATCGGGCCGGTGGCCGCCTTCAAGACTGCCACAGTGGTCAAGCGGCTGCCCAAGACCCGTTCCGGCAAGATCCTGCGGGGTACGATCCAGAAGATTGCCGATAACAAGGAATATGGGGTGCCCGCCACCATCGACGATCCGACCACGCTGGGTGAAATGGAAGAGGCCCTCAAAGGGATCGGTTACGCCAGTTCAAGAATCGCATAG
- a CDS encoding UPF0182 family protein, translated as MKTWKKWVLIALTVLVAIILTMVLLKFSFVNFLVDWWWFQSQHMTLYFFLRIVHRYLVFVFFTIVFFAIFFFNFWIASRFIGFADRESNRDKRDLVKRLHESMQRMYLPVSVIMALPVAVPMFLNWEKALLFLFGAPSGMTDPLFGKDISFYFFSLPVYHLIQKEILLVSVVLFLGIVFLYWYEHRLLTAKDQALPRGARIHISILGAVIVGILCWGFLLERYDLLYETANQPVFYGPGYVEMRVILPFIWLSVLFLATTGIALIYSANRRRGWKVVAIFGLLFLLSVTAKNADFFADQIRTYIVAPNQIIRERDYIAANVRSTLAAFGLDDVTTLDFKPRDKNAFKADDPDLIRRLQNIPVWDREMLGNVFEEIQGIRTYYGFSTIDVDRYTVEGSYRQVYLGPREIELGKLPASAQNWINTHLQYTHGRGVAMIPAAQAGDEFMTWFIKDVPPKSDYGLTIKRSSIYYGLGDKPYVLAPNDAGEIGYPLDDGEAMVNYTGTGGVPIHSLLRKLVLADYFKDRNIFFTTKTNRQSRILFRRNIVEQIRHLTPFLKLDADPYIVTTDEGLFWIQDAYTTADNYPMVAPLEDGFNYIRNSVKIVTDAYNGTATYYVADTRDPIIKAYQRMYPGVFKPLDQMPAELCKHIRYPNDIFHTQVAVYAKYHQEDPERFYRQEDIWEFSKMPQGRRLVPANPYYLTLDLIKSGEEDFLLFMPLSPFGRDNLRALMIAGSDGDNYGKIFVYRFPQDKHVYGPAQINSVINQDIVISAQFTLWNQEGSQVILGKMIIEPMGGSLLYIQPVYLQEDGPLKIPQLKRLIMALDDAVVMAPSLEEAAVKLETELIRKSSRRPQIDQRQPVPQAPEETPATKTPATGADSAETPAKPPQSPATERPQTDSSAAPQNGVPPKKD; from the coding sequence ATGAAAACTTGGAAAAAATGGGTCCTGATTGCTCTAACGGTTCTCGTGGCCATCATCCTGACGATGGTTCTCCTGAAATTTTCCTTCGTCAATTTTCTCGTGGACTGGTGGTGGTTCCAATCCCAGCATATGACCCTCTACTTCTTCCTGCGGATCGTTCACCGATATCTTGTATTTGTCTTTTTCACCATCGTTTTCTTCGCCATTTTTTTCTTCAATTTCTGGATCGCATCCCGTTTTATCGGTTTCGCCGATAGGGAGTCCAACCGGGACAAACGCGATCTGGTCAAACGCCTGCACGAGAGCATGCAGCGGATGTACCTGCCGGTCTCGGTGATCATGGCGCTGCCGGTTGCCGTGCCCATGTTTCTCAACTGGGAAAAGGCATTGCTGTTTCTTTTCGGCGCCCCCAGTGGCATGACCGATCCGCTGTTCGGCAAGGACATCAGCTTCTATTTCTTTTCCCTGCCGGTCTATCATCTGATCCAGAAGGAAATTCTGCTGGTATCGGTCGTACTCTTCCTGGGAATTGTTTTCCTGTACTGGTACGAGCATCGTCTGCTCACCGCCAAGGATCAGGCCCTGCCCCGGGGCGCCCGGATCCATATCAGTATTCTCGGCGCCGTGATCGTGGGTATCCTGTGCTGGGGATTCCTGCTGGAACGCTACGACCTGCTTTATGAAACGGCCAACCAGCCCGTGTTCTACGGCCCCGGATATGTGGAGATGCGTGTCATTCTGCCGTTTATCTGGTTGTCAGTCCTTTTTCTGGCGACGACGGGCATTGCGCTGATCTACAGCGCCAATCGGCGACGGGGGTGGAAAGTCGTGGCCATCTTCGGCCTGCTCTTCCTGCTCAGCGTGACCGCGAAAAACGCCGATTTCTTCGCCGACCAGATTCGCACCTACATCGTGGCCCCCAATCAGATCATTCGCGAACGCGATTATATTGCGGCCAATGTCCGCTCGACCCTGGCGGCCTTCGGCCTTGACGATGTCACGACGCTCGATTTCAAACCCCGGGACAAAAACGCATTCAAGGCCGATGATCCCGACCTGATCCGCCGGCTTCAGAACATTCCCGTGTGGGACCGGGAAATGCTGGGCAACGTCTTTGAGGAAATTCAGGGAATCCGCACCTATTATGGATTCTCCACCATCGACGTGGACCGCTACACCGTGGAAGGCAGTTACCGCCAGGTCTATTTGGGACCCAGGGAAATCGAGCTGGGCAAACTGCCCGCCTCGGCGCAGAACTGGATCAATACCCACCTGCAATACACCCACGGCCGGGGCGTGGCCATGATTCCGGCCGCCCAGGCCGGGGACGAATTCATGACCTGGTTTATCAAGGATGTTCCGCCCAAGTCGGATTATGGATTGACTATCAAACGGTCCTCCATCTATTACGGTCTGGGGGACAAACCCTATGTGCTGGCACCCAACGACGCCGGAGAGATCGGCTACCCGCTGGACGATGGAGAAGCCATGGTCAATTACACGGGCACCGGTGGCGTGCCCATCCACTCACTCCTGCGGAAACTGGTGCTGGCCGACTATTTCAAGGACCGCAACATTTTTTTCACGACCAAAACCAACCGGCAGAGCCGGATCCTTTTCCGCCGCAACATCGTCGAGCAAATCCGGCATCTGACCCCGTTCCTCAAGCTGGATGCCGACCCGTATATCGTCACGACCGATGAAGGGCTGTTCTGGATCCAGGACGCCTACACCACGGCAGACAACTATCCCATGGTCGCGCCGCTGGAAGACGGATTCAACTACATCCGCAATTCCGTTAAAATCGTCACCGACGCCTATAACGGAACTGCCACCTACTATGTTGCCGATACCCGTGACCCCATCATCAAAGCCTACCAGCGGATGTATCCGGGGGTTTTCAAACCACTGGATCAGATGCCGGCAGAGTTGTGCAAGCACATCCGCTATCCCAACGACATCTTTCACACCCAGGTGGCGGTATACGCCAAATATCATCAAGAGGATCCGGAACGCTTTTACCGTCAGGAAGACATCTGGGAATTCTCCAAAATGCCCCAGGGCCGCCGCCTGGTGCCGGCCAATCCCTATTACCTGACCCTGGATCTGATCAAATCGGGAGAGGAGGATTTTCTGCTCTTCATGCCGCTCTCCCCCTTCGGCCGCGACAACCTGCGGGCCCTGATGATCGCCGGCAGCGATGGTGACAACTACGGCAAAATATTCGTCTACCGGTTCCCCCAGGACAAGCATGTGTACGGCCCGGCACAAATCAATTCGGTCATCAACCAGGATATCGTCATCTCTGCGCAGTTCACGTTGTGGAACCAGGAGGGGTCCCAGGTCATTCTGGGAAAAATGATCATCGAGCCCATGGGAGGATCGCTGCTTTATATCCAGCCGGTCTACCTGCAAGAGGACGGACCGCTCAAGATCCCGCAATTGAAACGGCTCATCATGGCCCTGGACGACGCCGTGGTCATGGCTCCCAGCCTGGAAGAGGCGGCGGTAAAACTGGAAACGGAATTGATCCGGAAATCATCGCGCCGGCCGCAAATCGATCAACGGCAACCGGTTCCGCAGGCCCCCGAAGAGACGCCCGCCACGAAAACACCGGCGACCGGCGCCGATTCAGCGGAAACGCCGGCAAAACCGCCCCAATCGCCGGCAACCGAACGTCCGCAAACGGATTCCTCGGCCGCGCCCCAAAATGGAGTTCCGCCGAAAAAAGATTGA
- a CDS encoding IS4 family transposase has product MSEHIDKNVFQTILSPVLPLIEVTQNSLHNDLDTYKLSLSSFTTNLLFGIITRIKSVGQIVTEIKTSPTAKALGLVVASKSMYNEAFNRYPPEIFKDIFHQLVKELDLHKIPEISHLGKMLIVDGSLFPAISNMAWACYKKTANAIKMHLSFELNRMIPTEFISTEGNFSEKEFVKQILREGITYVCDRGYIAFNLFKQISDSNAFFIIRGKSNMTYTVKECLTATVPDTFLKFFSDITDSNIIFNSDENKASYRIVSFTAMGENYILITNRNDLTTYEIIMLYAYRWQVELFFRFIKRTFKGIHLMSQSPHGVQIQFYLYMIAYLLLLSFKQDTEIISRENEKDEHESEENNKNETLLTSSSCSNSNAKRPYVCGLVTLLGEKLKQFYKIGLHWLLAVKNNLLEIFDVNIAKVIAQYSYQ; this is encoded by the coding sequence ATGAGCGAACACATCGACAAAAATGTTTTTCAAACAATTCTATCACCGGTGCTACCATTGATTGAGGTTACTCAAAATAGTCTCCATAATGATTTGGACACTTACAAGCTTTCATTATCATCGTTCACCACAAATTTGCTTTTTGGAATAATAACCAGAATTAAAAGCGTTGGACAAATCGTCACTGAGATCAAAACATCACCAACTGCTAAGGCATTAGGATTGGTCGTCGCATCGAAGTCTATGTATAATGAAGCGTTTAATCGTTATCCCCCAGAAATATTTAAAGATATATTCCATCAGTTGGTAAAAGAATTGGATTTGCATAAAATTCCGGAAATCAGTCATCTTGGAAAAATGCTAATTGTAGATGGTTCGCTTTTTCCGGCCATTTCCAATATGGCATGGGCTTGTTACAAGAAAACCGCTAATGCGATCAAAATGCATTTATCTTTTGAACTCAACCGAATGATTCCAACCGAATTTATCAGTACGGAAGGTAACTTTTCCGAAAAAGAATTTGTTAAGCAAATTCTTCGCGAAGGCATTACATATGTCTGTGATCGAGGCTATATCGCTTTCAATCTGTTCAAGCAGATATCCGACAGCAATGCATTTTTTATTATTCGCGGAAAGTCGAATATGACGTACACTGTAAAAGAGTGTCTCACTGCCACCGTACCGGATACATTCTTGAAATTTTTCAGTGACATCACAGATTCAAATATAATATTCAATAGCGATGAAAACAAAGCAAGTTATCGTATTGTTAGCTTTACGGCTATGGGCGAAAACTACATTTTGATCACAAACAGAAATGATTTGACAACTTACGAAATTATAATGCTTTACGCTTACAGGTGGCAAGTGGAACTTTTTTTTCGCTTCATAAAAAGAACCTTCAAGGGAATTCACTTAATGAGCCAATCTCCTCATGGCGTACAGATACAATTCTACTTGTATATGATTGCTTATCTATTGTTATTATCATTCAAACAAGATACGGAAATAATAAGCAGAGAAAATGAAAAAGATGAGCATGAATCTGAAGAAAATAATAAGAACGAAACCTTGCTAACTTCATCTTCATGCTCCAATTCAAATGCAAAAAGACCATATGTTTGCGGGTTAGTAACTCTTCTTGGAGAAAAATTAAAACAGTTTTATAAAATTGGTCTTCACTGGTTATTAGCAGTAAAAAATAATTTGTTAGAAATATTTGATGTGAATATCGCCAAAGTTATTGCTCAATACTCTTATCAATGA
- a CDS encoding response regulator yields MPTLTDSKILVVEDDPEMCESIRYLLGYYGFEVNTSQNLVDALNTLLAIDYDLVLLDLKLGDQSGFAVMDHLQERALDTQVIVVTGCHAADDAITALKKGATDYLKKPFEADDLLNSVNRVLDRQKHQRELSLFKRVVAASPEAIVIGDHQGRVIYTNVAYHRLMNPRQPVPASAESGDAAPFFDREIKTVLDTGLPWQGKVEMTDATGHPFTAWKRVETVPYTIGGLNYGVALLHDMTPQLELEANQEKFRNLVERTSDWIWEVEKLKNALARVKHLSGMLPICAACKRIRDDNGYWTEIEAYIETHSDAEFSHGICPDCARKLYPELYPE; encoded by the coding sequence ATGCCGACACTTACCGATTCAAAAATACTGGTGGTCGAAGATGACCCCGAGATGTGTGAAAGTATAAGATATTTATTGGGATATTATGGTTTCGAAGTCAATACGAGTCAAAATCTGGTCGACGCGCTGAACACCCTTCTGGCCATCGACTACGATCTGGTTCTCCTGGACCTCAAGCTTGGCGATCAAAGCGGTTTCGCCGTGATGGACCATCTTCAGGAAAGGGCGCTGGACACCCAGGTAATCGTCGTTACCGGTTGCCATGCAGCGGATGATGCCATTACGGCCCTGAAAAAAGGGGCCACCGATTATTTGAAAAAACCGTTTGAAGCCGATGACCTGCTGAATTCAGTCAATCGGGTCCTTGATCGCCAGAAACACCAGCGTGAGTTGTCCCTGTTCAAACGAGTCGTGGCCGCTTCCCCCGAAGCGATAGTGATCGGCGACCACCAGGGCCGGGTAATTTATACCAATGTGGCCTACCACCGGCTGATGAATCCCCGGCAGCCGGTGCCGGCCTCAGCGGAATCCGGTGACGCCGCCCCTTTCTTCGATAGGGAAATCAAAACGGTCCTCGACACCGGCCTGCCATGGCAGGGCAAAGTTGAAATGACCGATGCCACCGGTCACCCCTTCACGGCCTGGAAACGGGTGGAGACGGTGCCGTATACCATTGGCGGCCTGAACTATGGGGTCGCCCTGCTGCACGATATGACTCCCCAGCTGGAGTTGGAAGCCAACCAGGAAAAATTTCGCAACCTGGTCGAACGGACCAGCGACTGGATCTGGGAAGTGGAAAAACTGAAAAATGCCCTTGCCAGGGTCAAGCATCTCAGCGGTATGCTGCCCATCTGCGCCGCGTGCAAAAGAATCCGTGACGACAATGGGTACTGGACCGAGATTGAAGCCTACATCGAGACCCATTCCGATGCCGAGTTCAGCCACGGCATCTGCCCCGATTGCGCACGGAAACTCTATCCGGAACTCTATCCGGAATAA